The window CCCTCGAGCGTGCGGCCGAGACGGTCGTGGAACTCAAGGACGCGGCCGAACTCGCGGTCGGACTGAGCTACGGCGCGGCCCGGTTCGACGACGAGGAACTCGCCCGCGAGGTGTTCTCCGTCGAGGATCGGTCCGACGAGTGGCGCAACGACCTCGAGGCGTGGGTCGTCGACATCGAGGGCTGGGACGCCGACGAACTCCGGGGGCTGCTCCGACTGGCGACGGCCTCCGAGGAGATCTGTGACGCGGCGGTCGATATCGCCGAACTCGTGGTACGAAACGTGGAACTCCCCCCGGTGTTCGGCGAGGCGCTGTCGGACAGCGAGGAGGGGATCGGGGCCGTCCACGTCGGCCCGGACGGCGACGTCGCCGGACAGACCGTCGGGGACCTGGAGGGCGAACTCGAGACCGGCGTCGTCGTGCTCGCGATCCGCCGGACTGACGGCGACTGGACGTTCGATCCGGCCGGTGACGTCGCCTGTTCGGGCGGTGACACGCTCCTCGTTCGCGGACCGCCGCTCGGGATCGACCGGCTCCGCTCGATCGCGGGGTCCGCCGACGGCCTCGAGTGAGGGGACCGGCCTCGAGCGCGAGACCGCCCGTGGGTCGAGTGGGGTCGTCGCTCGAGGTCGCAGGGACGAAGGAGTGTCCGAAGTCACACTCATACGATACTTTTGGAAACCTACCCCGACACATATCATTCGACTCGAGTCGATCGTCCGGATCGCTCGCCGAGCGGCCGACGGAGAACATCGTCCGTGACCGAGGAGATCGCTTCCGGCGCTATTTCGGCCACACCGTCCCGTATTCCGGTCTCGAACTGGTCCCGTCTCGAGGCCGCCCAGGTCAGTTCGGCTGAACTGGATCCATTTCGTCGACGAAAACCAATCTCCTTAGTATTATCTAGATCCGATATTTGTTCCGGGAAGGCGGGGCCAGCCGACCGCTCACTCGAAGTCCGGTCGGCGATCGTTCAGGAAGGCGTCGACGCCCTCGCGGTGGGCCTCGGTATCGTAGGCCAGCGACTGGACCGACGCCTCGCGCTCGAGGCCGTCCCGCCAGGGTCGCCCCAGGTTGTCGTGGATGGCCCGCTTCGCCAGGCCGACGTTCTCCGTCGGCCGCTCGGCGAGCGTCTCGAGCAGGTCGTCGATACGGTCCTCGAGTTCGTCGTCCGGGACCGTCTCGTTGACGAGGTCGAGGTCGTCGGCCTCCGCGGCGTCGAGCAGTCGCCCGGTAAAGGCGAGTTCCTTCGCGGTCCGCAGGCCGACGAGTCGGGGCAGTGTGACGGTGCCGCCGGCGTCGGGGACGAGCCCTACGTTGATGAACGAGGCCCCGAACCTGGCCGACTCGGCCGCGTACGCGAAGTCGGCGGCGGCGACCAGCGAGAGCCCCGCGCCGACGGCGTCGCCGTCCACCGCCGCCACGATCGGCACGGGCGCGGTCAGCATCCGCTCGGCGACCCGACCGAGGGTCGCCCGGACGCGCTCGTAGGCTTCGGCGGTCGTCTCCTCGCGTTCGGCCATCGCCTCGATGTCGCCGCCGGCGCTGAACGCCTCGCCCTCGCCGGCGAGGACGACCGCGTCCAGCGTTCCGGGGTCGAGGGCCTCGAGTTCGCCGGCGAGGTCGCGGGCGACCTCGGCGGTGACGGCGTTGTGGACGTCCGGACGGTCGAACGTGAGATAGCGGACCGAGTCGTCGGTGCGTACGTGCATGGGCGGCCGTCACTCCTTGCGCTTGATCAGGAACTTCATGTCGCCCTGGAAGACGACGGTGTCGTCCTGGTTGGTCATCTCCGTATCGAGGACGACGATCCCCGCGTCCTCGTGGTCGACGTCTTTCTTGTCGGTGACCTCCATCTCGAGCGAGAGGGTGTCGCCGATGTAGACGGGGTTGGGGAGGTCCATGTAGTTCATCCCGAGGAAGGCGTAGGCGGTGCGCTCGACGATGCCGGTGCGGTAGACGAACCCGGTCGCGTGGACGAACGTCATCGGGCCGTGGGCGATCCGGCCGTCGAACGGGCCGTCCTCCGCGTACTCCTTGTTCGTGTGCAGTTCCGTCCAGTCGCCCGACAGCGCCGAGTGGACGACGAAGTCCGCCTCGGTGACGGTGCGACCGACGCTCTGGAACTCCTGTCCGACCTCGAACTCCTCGAAGTGATGCGGCTCGTAGCTATATGCCATACGTGGACATCCCAACCGCGGCACAAATAAGTTACCTCGCTTACGGGAAACGGCAACGGGACCGAACGTTGATGGGAGCTACCGCTCGAGACGGCGCATCGACCGGGCTCGGCTCCGTGTATCGGCGTTCGATCAGCGGTGATCGTAGACTCGCTTGACCTTCCCCACCTCCGTCCGTTCGATCCCGCCGGGATCGGTGAGATGCAGTTCGTCCGGGGTGAACGAGAGGACGTTCTCCAGCCTGGTGAGCACCCGATCGCGGAGCGTCTCGACGTCCCCCTCGAAGCCCTCGGCGCGTTCGAGCGTCAACTCGAGGCGGTCGAGGTTGTCCTCGCGGTGGAGATCGATCCGATAATGAGGAGCGATCCCGTCGAACTCGAGGACGACGTCCTCGATCTCGCTGGGGTAGAGGTTGACCCCGCGGACGATGATGAGGTCGTCGGCCCGCCCCGTGACGTTGTCCATCCGGACCATCGTCCGGCCGCACTCGCACTCCTCGTAGGTGAGCGTCGTGAGGTCCCCCGTCCGGTAGCGGATCGCCGGCAGGGCTTCCTTCGTCAGCGTCGTCAACACGAGTTCGCCCTCCTCGCCTTCCGGCAGGACCTCGCCAGTCTGTGGGTCGATCACCTCCGGATAGAAGTGATCCTCCCAGATGTGCAGCCCGTCCTGGGCCTCGTGACACTCGTTGGAGACCCCGGGGCCGATGATCTCCGAGAGCCCGTAGATGTCGATGCCAGTGACGTCCAGGCGTTCCTCGATCTCCTCGCGCATCGGGTCCGTACAGGGCTCCGCGCCGAAGATCACCGTCGACACCGGCAGTTCCGAGACGTCGACGCCCATCTCTTCGGCGGTCTCCGCGAGATACAGCGAGTACGATGGCGTGCAGGTGAGCACGTCGCTCTCTAGGTCCTCGAGCAGTTCGACCTGGCGCTGGGTCTGTCCGCCCCCGATCGGGATGACCGTCGCGCCGAGTTCCTCGACCCCGTAGTGGAGCCCGAGCCCGCCCGTAAAGAGGCCGTAGCCGTAGCCGTTCTGGACGGTGTCGCCCGGCTCGACGCCGGAGGCCTCGAGACAGCGGGCGACGACCTCGCTCCAGACCTCGAGGTCGTGCTCGGTGTAGGAGACGATCTTGGGCTTCCCCGTCGTGCCGGAGGAGGCGTGGATGCGCCGGATCTCGTCGTCGTCGACGGCGAAGAGGCCGTCGGGGTACTCGTCACGGAAGTCCTCTTTCGTGGTGAAGGGGAGCTTCTCGATGTCTTCGATCCCCTCGACGTCGTCCGGTTCGATCCCGGCCTCGTCGAACGCCTCCCGGTAGAACTCGACGTTCTCGTAGGCCCGTTCGACCGTCTCCCGGAGTCGTTGGCTCTGTCGTTCCCGAATCTCTTCCCGGGGTGCCGTCTCTAGCTGCTTGTAACTCATCCTCACTCGACACTCCTCCGTCCCACATCAAAAATCATGTGGTGTGTGGACATTCTTCTGATCGGCGCGGCGCTCCGCCGACCTATAGGGCGTCCGGCCGCTCGAGCACCGTCGCGACCCCCTGTCCGAACCCGACGCACATCGTCGCGAGGCCGTACCGGCCGTCCCGGCGCTCGAGTTCGTGACAGAGCGTCGTCGCGATGCGCGCGCCGGAACAGCCCAGGGGGTGACCCAGCGCGATCGCTCCGCCGTTGACGTTCAGTCGGTCGTCGGGGAGCCCGAGTTCCCGCTTGCAGTACAGCGCCTGGGCGGCGAAGGCCTCGTTGAGTTCTACGAGGCCCAGGTCCGACACCGAGAGGTCGGCGGCCACGAGCGCGTCGCGGGTCGCCGGCACCGGTCCGATCCCCATCTCCCGGGGATCGACGCCGGCCACGGCCCGTGAACGCACCCGGGCCAGCGGCTCGAGGCCGCGTTCCGCGGCGAACTCGGCGCTCGTCACGAGCAACCCGGCGGCGCCGTCGGTCAGCGGCGAGGCGTTGCCGGGCGTGACGGTCGCCGCCTCGTCGTCGGCGAAGACCGTCGGCAACTCGCCGAGCGTCTCGAGGTCGGTGTCGGGTCGCGGCCCCTCGTCCCGCTCTATGCGGCCCTCGTCGGTCTCGACCGGGACGACCTCGTCGTCGAACCGGCCCGACTCCCAGGCGTCGACGGCACGCTCGTGCGAGCGGAGGGCGAACCGGTCCTGTTCCTCCCGACCGACGCCGTACTCCCGGGCGACCCGCTCGGCGGTCGCCCCCATCGGCAGCGCGTCGGGATCGTACCGCTCCTCGATGGCGGGGTGGAGCCAGTCGGAGAAGGGGACGCGACTCATGTGTTCGACCCCCGCGACGGGGACGACCGCGGCGTCGCCGGCCTCGATCGCCCGCGCGGCGTCGACCAGCGCCGTCAGCGAGGAGCCACAGAGCCGGGAAAGCGTCGCGCCCGGGACGGACTCCGGGAACCCGCCGGCAAGCAGCGACTGGCGGGGGGGGGTGCGCCCCTGCTCTTCCTCCTGGTTCGCACAGCCGAGCCGGAAGTCGTCCCACGCCTCCGCCGGAACCGCCGTTCGGTCGACCAGCGCCTCGAGGACGGCGACGACGAGGTCCTCGGGGTAGGCGTCGGCGAGTCCGCCGTCTTTCCGTGCCTGTGGCGTCCGGACCG of the Halobiforma lacisalsi AJ5 genome contains:
- a CDS encoding enoyl-CoA hydratase/isomerase family protein gives rise to the protein MHVRTDDSVRYLTFDRPDVHNAVTAEVARDLAGELEALDPGTLDAVVLAGEGEAFSAGGDIEAMAEREETTAEAYERVRATLGRVAERMLTAPVPIVAAVDGDAVGAGLSLVAAADFAYAAESARFGASFINVGLVPDAGGTVTLPRLVGLRTAKELAFTGRLLDAAEADDLDLVNETVPDDELEDRIDDLLETLAERPTENVGLAKRAIHDNLGRPWRDGLEREASVQSLAYDTEAHREGVDAFLNDRRPDFE
- a CDS encoding MaoC family dehydratase, producing MAYSYEPHHFEEFEVGQEFQSVGRTVTEADFVVHSALSGDWTELHTNKEYAEDGPFDGRIAHGPMTFVHATGFVYRTGIVERTAYAFLGMNYMDLPNPVYIGDTLSLEMEVTDKKDVDHEDAGIVVLDTEMTNQDDTVVFQGDMKFLIKRKE
- the paaK gene encoding phenylacetate--CoA ligase PaaK; the protein is MSYKQLETAPREEIRERQSQRLRETVERAYENVEFYREAFDEAGIEPDDVEGIEDIEKLPFTTKEDFRDEYPDGLFAVDDDEIRRIHASSGTTGKPKIVSYTEHDLEVWSEVVARCLEASGVEPGDTVQNGYGYGLFTGGLGLHYGVEELGATVIPIGGGQTQRQVELLEDLESDVLTCTPSYSLYLAETAEEMGVDVSELPVSTVIFGAEPCTDPMREEIEERLDVTGIDIYGLSEIIGPGVSNECHEAQDGLHIWEDHFYPEVIDPQTGEVLPEGEEGELVLTTLTKEALPAIRYRTGDLTTLTYEECECGRTMVRMDNVTGRADDLIIVRGVNLYPSEIEDVVLEFDGIAPHYRIDLHREDNLDRLELTLERAEGFEGDVETLRDRVLTRLENVLSFTPDELHLTDPGGIERTEVGKVKRVYDHR
- a CDS encoding thiolase family protein, encoding MTESAAVIVDAVRTPQARKDGGLADAYPEDLVVAVLEALVDRTAVPAEAWDDFRLGCANQEEEQGRTPPRQSLLAGGFPESVPGATLSRLCGSSLTALVDAARAIEAGDAAVVPVAGVEHMSRVPFSDWLHPAIEERYDPDALPMGATAERVAREYGVGREEQDRFALRSHERAVDAWESGRFDDEVVPVETDEGRIERDEGPRPDTDLETLGELPTVFADDEAATVTPGNASPLTDGAAGLLVTSAEFAAERGLEPLARVRSRAVAGVDPREMGIGPVPATRDALVAADLSVSDLGLVELNEAFAAQALYCKRELGLPDDRLNVNGGAIALGHPLGCSGARIATTLCHELERRDGRYGLATMCVGFGQGVATVLERPDAL